DNA sequence from the Methanolobus sp. ZRKC5 genome:
TCAAGTATTTTCAGTCCGTCCTTTGAACCTAGAATTTCCTCGGATGCTCTTTCAGGATGTGGCATCATACCAAGTACATTCTTTTTTGAACTCAGTATACCTGCAATATTTTCCTGTGAACCGTTAGGATTTGCCTCATCGGTCACCTTGCCATCCTTGTCCACGTACCTGAAGGCTACCTGACCGTTGTCTTCAAGACTTGAAAGTGTGGATTCATCTGCGTAGAAATTACCTTCCATGTGAGCGATAGGAATACTGACCACATCTCCTTTCTTGAATTTTGAAGTGAAAGGTGTATCTGTTGTCTCGACTCTCAGGAAAGTAGGCTCGCACCTGAACTTTGGATAATTGTTAGTTGTAAGTGCACCTTCAAGAAGTCCGGATTCTGTGAGAACCTGGAAACCATTACAGATACCTACTATAGGCTTGCCTGATTCTGCAAGTTCCTTGACCGAATTCATAATAGGAGTACGTGCAGCAATGGCACCTGCTCTGAGGTAGTCACCGTATGAGAAGCCTCCCGGAATCACTATTCCTTCAAAACGTTCCAGGTTTTCTTCCTTGTACCATACAAGTTCAGCGTCAACTCCGAGAACATCCTTCAGGACATGCAACACGTCAAGGTCACAATTGCTGCCACCAAACTGTACAATACCTATACTCATTGCAATTCCCTCAAGGATATGGCATAATTATGGATAATAGGATTTGCAATCAGTTTCTGGCACATTTCCTCGACTGTCTCTCTTGCATCATGGATATTCTCTGCCTGAAGATCAATAGTATATTTTTTTGCTGTTCTCACACTCTCGGTTTTGTATCCCAGGTGTTCAAGTGCCCTTTCGATGGTTGTACCTTCAGGGTCAAGCATACCGCTTTTAAGTTCAATGGTTACATCTGCTTGATATTGCATTTAGAATCCTCATCTCTCATTTGATGATTTATATTATTATAAGATAAACTCAGGCATAAATAATAACGTCTGCTATTATAACCTTTGCATTGCAGATATAATCTTCTTACTCAAGTGACCTTTTTGCATAGAGCAAACGCTGAATCATTGTTATGTGAGTAAGAACTACTATAGCAACTATAGACTCTCCCAGATAACCACTCAAAGAGCCTGCCACAAGTATCATCATTCTCTCTGGTCTCTCAGCTACTCCGATATTCATGGACTCAACACCTGCAGCTTCCGCTCTTGAACGTACATAACTCACAAGGTAGGAACCAATTATAGCGAATACAACCCAGAGCCATAGGGGAACTGAAAGGACAGTCGTCTGTAGAACACGGCCTGCTACAACTCCATAGATAATACCCACAAAAATGATAGCATCAGCATACCTGTCACACACAGAATCAAGTACTGCACCAAAAGCTGTCATGCAGCCTTTTGCCCTTGCAACAGCACCGTCTATCATGTCAAAGAACCCGCTGAGAAGTATCAACAGTGCACCGCCTAAAAGATCACCTGTCGCAAATGCAACTGCCGCCCAGATACTGATGAGTAAACCGATGATAGTAAGAGAATTAGGAGATAATGGCACCCACCTTACAAAGGGCAATATCGATACTCTGACAGTATTCTTTAATTCGTTGAACATATGATTTAGTTCCTGTGTCTTCACTGAGTCTTTTGAAGGTCTTTCTATTTCATATTTTGTATAACCTAAGTAAAAACGAACACATCAAAAATATAATATCTCATAATGATGATACTCATTAGATATCAAAGTGTAGATATATTTAAATAGTAAATTGAGAAACCAGCAATAGTAGAACAAACACAACAGATTGTAAATTGCTAATACAATCTCATGATTTGCATGAAAGATCTGTGGACCTAGATTCTGCAAAAAACAAACAGAGGCAATGAAATGAAGACTGAGCGCACTATTCTGATATCCGAAAATGGAAAACTGGTACTCAAGAAAATATCACTGGCATACAAGGATTCTAATGGTGAGACCGCCTACCTGTTCGAGCCGGAAAAGAAGGTTGAGAACAATAAAGAAAGCATTTACGAACATATTGAAAATAACTTCTTGCTCATAGGTCTTCTCAGGAAAGTAGATATGTCAAAACTTAGAGATGAAGAAGTTCAAGCTCTGATGCTTAGAAAGCATGAAAAGGAAGAAAGGTTTCTAAGGACAGGCAGAGCAAATGGATATAATCTCGGAGTAGATATAAATCCGGAAGATATACTAAAATTCTACGTCTCCTTAAAGCCGGAAGAACGTATTGCTCTGGAATGCAAACCCTGAGCATATCACTTTTCAATTTATATCCTTTTTTTATTTTTTTGTTTATCTCATTGTAACTATTCAGCCTGGCACGATTTGCCTATTGGTACTGATTTCATCGAAATAGAGATGTCTGCTCACTAACAATCTAACAATCAAAAAAGCAATCAATAGCAACAATCAAAATAAATGATCCTAATGAAATTTACGTTTCAACTTTTTGTCAAGATTGTTATTGATAGCGTTTTTATCAGGCTGAATAGTTACATCTCATTTTACATTAAATGAAAATAAAATAGAATAACGTTTACTATAGGGACTCCTGTTACGAAAAAAAAAGGGGTGAGGGGGTTTGGGGGAGAGGGGAAAAGCTTATGAGTATTTCAAGGTTTATTTTGTTCAAATAAGGATTTCTACAGAGCCAGGATTTCAAGGCCACTTATTACTAAGTACTCAAAGCCTTTATCAGACTGGAACGCTTTTCTGAACTAAAAACACTATTATCAACTGGAACTATGTGCTCAATTACAGGTTTTTTTAATAACGACAACGCAATGGAACATACCTTACAAGCCCTTGAAATAACAAAGAACCGGGGACTTGATGGTATAGGGATTAGTACTGAGAACGGAATTTACCTTGCAGAGAATGTTACTTCCCTTGAGTTCGATCCTGAGATTTCAAAGAGGAATACTTTAGGACATCGTCTGCACTCAATGGTCAATTTTGTGCTTCAGCCAATCGTATATAGTGGAAAGATCGTTGCTAACTGCGAGATATACAACTGGAAGGAACTCGCAGAAAAATACGATCTTGAAGCAGAGAACGATACGGATCTACTGATAAAGCTCATCGAGAAGCAGGTCTTTGATGCAGGAAATAACTCCATCTCCCCAGCTGACATAATGCAGGTCATCGACCAGATACTACGCGAAGTCATTGGCGTCTATGCGTTTGCCTACTGGCTGGATGACACTGTGTATCTTGCAAGGGATATCGTAGGTATCAAACCACTCTGGTATAGCAATTCTGGAGGATTTGCGTTCGCCTCTGAAAAGAAGGCACTTGCAAGAACAGGATTTACAGATATCAAAGAACTCAATCCCAGAGAGATTCTTGCCTACAATATCGGAAAAGATTGTAGAGAAAAGTACAACCGGGAATTCTTTTTCATAACACCTCAACATGAAGGTAGCATTGCGGAACTAGAAAAACACATGAAAGAACTTCTGGAAAATGCAGTTTCCATACGCATGCCTGATGAGAAGTTCGGGATTCTTTTTTCCGGTGGACTGGACTCTACCATCATTGCACATATGTGCAAACTCATGGGGAAAAAACCGGGAATCGATTTTACCTGCTACACCGCAGGCCTTTCTGAAGTACAACTTCCACCTGACGTTGAATACTCCCGGATGATGGCAGAAGAGCTTGGACTTGACCTGAAGGTCAAAAGCATAGGACTGGATGAGGTGGAGACATACCTGAAAGATGTGGTCCCTCTTGTAGAAGATACCAATGTACCGAAGGTAGGAGTGGCACTGACCATGTACGCTGCATGCGTGGCTGCAAAGGAGGATGACATCAGAGTCATGTTCTCAGGGTCAGGAGCCGATGAGGTATTTGCAGGCTACGACCGTCACAAACGTTCAACAGACATCAGCCGGGACTGCTACGCCGACGTACTGAAAATTTACGAGAAGAACACCTACCGCGATGATGTTGTTTCCATGAACAACAACATTGAGTTGCGTGTTCCATATCTTGATAAGAGATTCGTAGACTATTGTCTAAAGATACCACCGCAGTACAAGATCAACGATGAACAGAACAAGCTCATACTGCGTCTGCTTGCTGATGAGATCGGGGTTCCCGCTCAGGTCAGCCAGCGCAGGAAACAGGCAGCTCAGTATGGAAGCCGATTTGACAAGGCCATTGGCAAACTTGCAAAGAAAAGTGGCTACAGAACAAAGACCGAATACCTGAAGCAGTTCTACGGCCAGCCAAACCTCAAATTAGGCGTGCTTTTCAGCTCAGGTAAAGACAGCAATTATGCAATGCATATTATGCAGCAGCAGAATTACGCAATCGAGTGCCTTATAACTATCAAGAGCCAGAATCAGGACTCCTACATGTTCCACACTCCCAACATTGATCTTGCACGCCTGCAGGCAGAAGCCATGGGAATGCCATTAATTGAAGAGCTTACATTGGGTGAAAAAGAGAAGGAACTGGATGACATGAAGAATGCCATAATTCGTGCCAAAAACGAGTTCGGCATAGAAGGAATCGTCACCGGTGCTTTGTATTCCAACTATCAGCGCGAGAGGATAGAAAGAGTATGCGACGAACTGGGACTAAAGGCATTCTCTCCCCTCTGGCATATCGACCAGGAAAAAGAGATGCACCAACTTCTGGACATTGGATTTGAGTTCATATTCAGCAGTGTAGCCGCATACGGCCTGAACAAGAGCTGGGTCGGCCGCATCATCGAGGAGAAGGACATTGATAAACTTGTCAAGCTCAACGAGAAGATCGGTCTCAATGTTGCAGGCGAAGGCGGTGAATTCGAAAGCTTTGTGACGGACGGACCCATGTATCACAAAAAGATAGAGATTCGGGAAATGGAAGTAATCGAGCGGGACGAGTACACTGCAAATGTTGTTATCACCAATGCTGTACTGGTGGATAAAGAGTGATGTGAAATCCTATTTCAACCTACTTTAGCATAACGATAGTAAAAAATGTCAGACAGAAGATAATTATTTAATATTTCTTCTGTGCCCTTTTTTGAATTGAACTGAAAGCCTTCTTGATCTCAGCATTCCTTTCATCATCCACTATACCCAATCCCTCTTTGTTTAGGGTAACCTTTAATTCATCAAGGTCAGCCAGTATATTATCAGGTATGCTTTTTTTCTCCACCAGCTTTTGCCTGAGCTTGGTTCTTACATCTTCAGTCATCAGAAAACCCCTATAATTTTTCTATAATCTCCTCGGTCAATTCCTTGCTGTCAAGGCCTTTGAGCTGAGCAACTTTCTCTATGGCATCTGCATAGCCACTATAATATGAATCTTTGAGTTTTTCTTCCATATCTTCTATTTTGTTACGTGTCTCGCTGATGATATGGGAATACTCTTTAATCTTGTCCTCATAATTATTCTTGATAACTTCAGCGTCATGTTGATCGAGAGATTT
Encoded proteins:
- a CDS encoding diphthine--ammonia ligase, with protein sequence MCSITGFFNNDNAMEHTLQALEITKNRGLDGIGISTENGIYLAENVTSLEFDPEISKRNTLGHRLHSMVNFVLQPIVYSGKIVANCEIYNWKELAEKYDLEAENDTDLLIKLIEKQVFDAGNNSISPADIMQVIDQILREVIGVYAFAYWLDDTVYLARDIVGIKPLWYSNSGGFAFASEKKALARTGFTDIKELNPREILAYNIGKDCREKYNREFFFITPQHEGSIAELEKHMKELLENAVSIRMPDEKFGILFSGGLDSTIIAHMCKLMGKKPGIDFTCYTAGLSEVQLPPDVEYSRMMAEELGLDLKVKSIGLDEVETYLKDVVPLVEDTNVPKVGVALTMYAACVAAKEDDIRVMFSGSGADEVFAGYDRHKRSTDISRDCYADVLKIYEKNTYRDDVVSMNNNIELRVPYLDKRFVDYCLKIPPQYKINDEQNKLILRLLADEIGVPAQVSQRRKQAAQYGSRFDKAIGKLAKKSGYRTKTEYLKQFYGQPNLKLGVLFSSGKDSNYAMHIMQQQNYAIECLITIKSQNQDSYMFHTPNIDLARLQAEAMGMPLIEELTLGEKEKELDDMKNAIIRAKNEFGIEGIVTGALYSNYQRERIERVCDELGLKAFSPLWHIDQEKEMHQLLDIGFEFIFSSVAAYGLNKSWVGRIIEEKDIDKLVKLNEKIGLNVAGEGGEFESFVTDGPMYHKKIEIREMEVIERDEYTANVVITNAVLVDKE
- a CDS encoding CDP-alcohol phosphatidyltransferase family protein, with product MFNELKNTVRVSILPFVRWVPLSPNSLTIIGLLISIWAAVAFATGDLLGGALLILLSGFFDMIDGAVARAKGCMTAFGAVLDSVCDRYADAIIFVGIIYGVVAGRVLQTTVLSVPLWLWVVFAIIGSYLVSYVRSRAEAAGVESMNIGVAERPERMMILVAGSLSGYLGESIVAIVVLTHITMIQRLLYAKRSLE
- the purQ gene encoding phosphoribosylformylglycinamidine synthase subunit PurQ; amino-acid sequence: MSIGIVQFGGSNCDLDVLHVLKDVLGVDAELVWYKEENLERFEGIVIPGGFSYGDYLRAGAIAARTPIMNSVKELAESGKPIVGICNGFQVLTESGLLEGALTTNNYPKFRCEPTFLRVETTDTPFTSKFKKGDVVSIPIAHMEGNFYADESTLSSLEDNGQVAFRYVDKDGKVTDEANPNGSQENIAGILSSKKNVLGMMPHPERASEEILGSKDGLKILESMVEFISNK
- the purS gene encoding phosphoribosylformylglycinamidine synthase subunit PurS, which produces MQYQADVTIELKSGMLDPEGTTIERALEHLGYKTESVRTAKKYTIDLQAENIHDARETVEEMCQKLIANPIIHNYAISLRELQ